TTCAGCCGGTATCGGGTTTATTGCCCTGTTCGGCATCTGTATCCAGAACGGCGTTATCCTGATCTCGGTGTTCAAGAACAACCTGCAAAAGATAAAGAAGCATGAGTTTGACAGTCATTCGCTGGAAATGGCCATTAAAGAGGGGGTGAAGAGCCGCGTACGGCCCGTTATTATGACTGCCCTGATGGCGGCCATCGGGTTATTACCTGCTGCCGTATCGCACGGTATTGGTTCAGAAACCTCGAAACCTTTGGCCATCGTGGTAATTGGGGGGTTGATAACCGCTACCGGGTTAACGTTACTCATCTTCCCGCTGTTTTTCTATGCAGGTTATAGAAAATTGGGACAAAAGATGGATTAGAAGGCCAATGTGCAAATATGCTAATCTGCTAATATGCTAATGTGCAAATGTGCTAATGGAATACAAAGGCAGGTGAAAATCAGTTTGAGGTTGAAATAAGGAATATTTGACAATTTAAGCGGCTCGATATCTTAAGGTATCGGGCCGTTTTGTTGTTTCTATTTTATAATACATGCATCTATTGTTAAATTTGAGGCGTCTATATATCAGGACTGCGGAAAATACGATGCGTCCAACATTAAACCTTAGCCCCTGACCAGTTCTTACACATCAAGCCATTGTGTTATACCACATTACTTTCCGAAAGCGGGAGTTTTTATCAAAAAAGGAATCTCAAAACAAGCATTATTTTACCAACGCTGAGGAAATTAATTCACATTGGCGTAAATTATATATACAAAAACTAGTTTATTATACGATTGGCGTATAATTTGAATTATGTTACATTAGTTTTTCAAAGAGTATTTTTGGATTAAAACGGGGGCGGATGTCCATCCAGCCCCTCTTTTAACCCACTTGTTCAAACGATGTACCATCGTTGTTTCTTCCACAGATGTATTATAGTACATTTCCTACACAATGCTTCATTACAGCGATGATCTCCATCACCGGTTTATATGCTCAAAGTAAGTCTTCCACCGATCTAACGTCATTATTTAAAAGTTAAGGGTGTTTGAATATAACAGTCGCAATAATTACTTAAACTTACAGGTAGTTCAATTGCGCGTACTTCGCTTTTTTTAAACCTTTAACTATATGACACAACCAAACTATCCTCCACTGCGGTTGCTCGCCGCCGTGTTTTCCATTTCTCTTTTGTTTGCAGCCTGTAAAAAAGACCTGCAACCCACTAACACCAACGACACAGCTTCCCTCATTTCTCCCGTTACAGAAGCTACCACCCTTACCGAAGGTTTTGAATCGGGTTCCAAAACTGCGTATGCCGCTGCCGATGTTACCTTATCATCAGGCTCGTGGAATTTAAATGACGCCCTGATCGGAAACCTTTCTACCGATGTAAAAAGCGGCGCCCAAAGCGCCCGCGTACGCAACAGTGGCAGCCTTACCATGAACTTTGATGTTACCGGTGGCGTAAGCAGCGTAACCGTAAAACACGCGGTGTATGGCAGCGATGCCGGCAGCACCTGGGAACTGCGCGCCAGTACTAACGGCGGCAGCACGTTTACCAGGGTAGGCAGCACCATCACTACCAGCAGCACTACCTTGCAAACTGCTACATTTACCGTTAGCTACACCGGTAATGTTCGCTTTGCGATCGTAAAAACTGATGGCAGCACCAACCGCATCAACATCGACGACATTACCATCAGCTCGTCATCTACCGGTGGTGGAACCGGCGGCGGTACTGCTACCGACGACGACAACATGATGCTGGGTAACCCAAGCGGCGCTACTGCCAGCACGGCTAATTTCACCAACTATTTAATGGTGAGAACCTATTACACGCTCAGCTATCACCGCGACCGCGGCACGCCCAACTGGGTGAGCTGGCACATTAAGTCGGGCGACCTCGGCAGTACGGATCGCCAGGATGATTTCCGGGCCGATGTCACCCTTCCCAGCGGATGGTACGAGGTGGGCGCCACCAGTTACAGCGGCAGTGGTTTCGATCGCGGTCATAACTGTCCTTCAGCCGACAGGACCTCCAGCGTTGACGCCAACCAGGCTACCTTCTTAATGACGAACATGATTCCCCAGGCGCCTAACAACAACGAACAAACCTGGGCCAACATGGAGAATTACATCCGTACCCTGGTTACCGCAGGTAATGAGGTGTATGTAGTGATGGGTTCGTATGGAACCGGCGGCACCGGCAGCAGCGGTACCGTTAACACCATCGATGGCGGTCATGTTACCGTCCCTAACCACATCTGGAAAGTGGTAGTGGTACTGCCCAATGGCAATGGCGACCTGGCCCGGATCACTTCTTCTACCCGCGTAATTGCGGTAAATACGCCTAACATCAATACCGTTAACAGCGACTGGAAAACCTACCGTACTTCGGTGGATGCAATTGAGTCAGCTACCGGTTATGATTTACTTTCGAATGTATCTACTGCTATACAAAGTACGATTGAGGCTAAGGTAGATAATCAATAATACTTAGTTCCGGGTTCAGAGTTCAGAGTTCAGAGTTCAGAGTTCAGAGTTCCGGGTTCCGGGTTCAGGGTTTTATGACCTGGAACCTGGAACCTGGAACTTTTTTTATAACTACATTTGCCCCACTCAAAACCATCATATGAATAAAGTACGTTGGGGTGTCTTAAGTACTGCTAAAATTGCCCGGGAAAAAGTAATTCCCGCCATGCAAACCGGCGCGTATTGTGATGTAGTGGCCATTGCATCGCGGAATAAAGCGCAGGCGCAGGAAACGGCGGAGAAGCTGGGCATACCGGTAGTGTATGGTTCGTATGAGGAATTACTGAACGATAAAAATATAGACGCAGTATACATTCCCCTGCCCAATCACCTGCATGTGGAGTGGACAATGAAGGCCATACAAGCGGGCAAACATGTATTGTGCGAAAAACCCATTGCATTGTCTGCTGAGCAGGCTAATCAGTTATTACAGGCTGCGCAACAACATCCTTCCATAAAAGTAATGGAAGCCTTTATGTACCGCTTCCATCCCCAATGGGTGCAGGCCAAAATGCTGGTAGATGATGGCCGCATCGGCGCGCTGAAAACCATTCATTCTTTCTTTTCTTATTATAATGCCGATCCCAAAAACATCCGCAACCAGAAAGACCTGGGCGGCGGCGGCATGATGGACATCGGCTGTTATTGCGTTTCGCTGGCCCGCTTCCTGTTCAACAGCGAACCGGTTCGGGTATTGGGTCATGTTACTACCGATCCCGTACTGCAAACCGATACCCTCACTTCAGGCATCCTTGAATTTGCTGCCGGAACCGCCACCTTTACCTGCAGTACCCAGTTGATGCCCTATCAACGCGTGCAGATCATGGGCGCCGAAGGCCGCATTGAGATTGAAATTCCTTTCAATGCGCCACCCAACCAGGTTACCCGGTTGTGGCTGCATACAAAAGCCGGTTCGGAGGAAATGAAATTTGATCCGGCAGATCAATACACCCTGCAGGGCGACCTGTTCTCCCTGGCAGTATTGAACAACACGCCGGTTCCCACCCCATTACAGGATGCCGTAAATAATATGAAGGTTATAGAAACAATATTGAACGCCGGACTTAGCAGCCTTTAAGGGTTTCCTGGCGCGTACAGGCTGACTCGTGTAAATAACGGGCCGTAGAAATGGTTTGCTGAAACCTGGCCGGCTTTTTTATAAAATCGGCGGCGCCTATCTCCAGGCATCGTTCTTTTTCCACCTCATGCACCGAGGTAGTAAAAATAATTACCGGGATTGTTTTGTAAACCGTGTGCGCTTTCAACCGCGACAACGTTTCCATGCCATTGAGGATGGGCATGTTTAAATCAAGCACTATGAGGGAAGGCATGCCTGATTGTTCAATGGAGGTCTCCAGGTATTTGAATACCTGCAGGCCATTTTCAACCAGGTATATATCGTTGGATCTACCAATCTCTTCAAACGCTGTATGCAACAAATACCGATCTTCCTGGTCATCGTCCGCAATCAAAATAAAAGGTTTTTGACTCATCTTTTTTGTAATAACAGTAAACAATACAAATCAGGTAAGTACACGAGGTATTTACACAAAAGGACTACTTATTTGGGTTTTTCATCCTTACCAAAAATGCTGCTAACAGTGTCTTAATCGGTACAGAATACTTACTAATAATCAGAGAGAGTAACCGTGATGCTAATGAAAGTGGTTTATGGGCTTTTTCTTAATCTCAATCAAGAGGTAAGTTAATGCAGGAATGTGAAAAATAAAAATGTTTCATAAAATTTAGATCAAATCCCGTCATTTTACGGTGAAGGTTAACATTCAAAGTTTAAACCTCTAAAATGTGTTTTTACTGACCAATATCAGATAAAAAATAAAACCATTATTGCCTGTACTGATCGCCTGTTAAATGTAGTATATTTAATACCCTGCTATTTTTTATTTTCTTATCCCGATCATTACTTATCCCGCTTATTACTGATTCCGCACCAAGCTCTTTTCTTTCATTTATTCACCTCAAAAAAATTGATTATGGAAACGTTAGTTCACTATGGTCAAAAAGTCGCGAACCTGTATGACGCCTTCAAACGGGGCGACATCAACATGATCGTTAACAGTCTGAGCCGTGATTGCATTTGGGAAGTAATGGGCCAACCTGATATTCCTTTTGCCGGCATATATCATGGCCGCGATGATGTGAAAGAATTCTTTATGAAATTGAATGATACCCTTGACATGTCGGACTTTGTAGTAGAACACATTCTGGAGAACGATCACTTAGTAATGGCCTGTGGCCACATGAATGCGATGGCCCGTACTACCAACAAACGGTTCTCTACTTTCTGGTGCATGCAATTTGAGTTCAACGACCAGGAGGAGATTGTGCACTTTAGGGATTGCGGGGATACTTTAGCATGCGCAAGGGCTTTAAAGTAATTTTTTTTAAGTGAAGCTTATGTTACCTCAGGTTATTGGGTTCGTAAGTTATTAGGTTATTAAGTTGAAGTTTGTTAGTCAGTTTGTTAGTCAGTTTGTTAGTTAGTTTGTTAGTTAGTTTGTTACTTCTTTAGTTAGTTTATATTGGCCGCATAGGGATTCTATGCGGCTTTTTGTTGCCCATAACATACCAGGAGTTATTGCAGCATCAGTTTGATTCGAGCATCAATTTGAATACGACATCCTGCTTTTTATAAGATTTCACCTTTCTCCCATTTTGTTCCGCTGGTATCCATGCGCCGCTTTTCCGGATAACGCGAATGGCCTCTTCACGCAAACCACCCTCCTCCGGGCCGCTGACGGCCTGTACATCACTCACATTTCCTTCTTTATCGACAATGAACAGTACCGTAACAACTCCTTGTATCTCATTGCTTAAGCCATCTTCGGGATAGTGAAAGTTTTTATTGAGATAGCGCTTCCAGGCAGCGGGCCCGCCGGGATACTGCGACTCGATCTCCACTTTGAGAAAAGTCTTTTCATAGTCCTCGGTGACTTTTGCCTTTGGTGCTTCTATGATTCCTCTTGCATCATCAGATGCAGGGGGAGCCACGATCCCTTCATCTTTCACTCCTTCCTGGTTCATCGTACCAATCCTGGTATCCTGCAGCTTTTCCTGTTCTGGTGGCTTATCCTCCTCTTTTATTTCTTCATCTTTCACAATCCGGGGAGGTGTGAACCTGGTCATCTCTATTTTTGGAACTTCTGCTTTTGGAGGTAATGGGGGTTCCATTTTCTTCTCTTCTTTTTCTTTTACTTCTTCCAGCTGCACGTCTTTTATCAGTAGAACCTGGTTTTTCTCATTGCTGTTCTGATTGGGCAGGAAATTAACTACCGATAACACCACAACGATGATACCCACTGCAAGAAGGGCCTCAATCAGGCGCTTATTATATTTCTTCCTCAATTCATATGCACCATATTCCTTATTTCTGCCATCAAATAAAACATCTAAGGGGTCGGCGTATAATATTTTTTGGGCTTCCATGGTAAATAATTTTTTCTTTGATAAACAATTGAACTAATCTGTGGGAGTCAATTGCCCCTTGTTTACAAAGCAAGCTACACTTAGCAGCCGACCCGGCTTATGACAGGAGTAATCTCTATAGTTGATTTTTGTCAGTTGTCGTCCCCGTTAGTAATATTCCAGCCATCATTAAACGCCCGGCTCAATAGTCTTCAAGTAGATAATCTGCGTAATTAATACGCGATCAGGGCGAGTAATTGATTTAACATTTGTAGTAATCAACTAAAAAACAGTTCATTAGATCGTTCATTATACTTAGCATGTTAGTAACCGTTTAACAGCTTATTGTCTTAGATCAACATTTTTACGATTTCCCCTTATTGAAACAATTTTTATGTGAAAATCACGATTTCTTTTTGGCATTTTTCTCACCTAAACCAAAACTAACAGACAATGGCCTGGAGCTACAGAAAAAGGATCAAGGTTATCCCTGGTGTTCATTTAAACTTTAGTAATAGTGGAATTAGTACCTCCATTGGCGTAAGAGGTGCAAG
The Niastella koreensis GR20-10 genome window above contains:
- a CDS encoding DNA/RNA non-specific endonuclease; translated protein: MTQPNYPPLRLLAAVFSISLLFAACKKDLQPTNTNDTASLISPVTEATTLTEGFESGSKTAYAAADVTLSSGSWNLNDALIGNLSTDVKSGAQSARVRNSGSLTMNFDVTGGVSSVTVKHAVYGSDAGSTWELRASTNGGSTFTRVGSTITTSSTTLQTATFTVSYTGNVRFAIVKTDGSTNRINIDDITISSSSTGGGTGGGTATDDDNMMLGNPSGATASTANFTNYLMVRTYYTLSYHRDRGTPNWVSWHIKSGDLGSTDRQDDFRADVTLPSGWYEVGATSYSGSGFDRGHNCPSADRTSSVDANQATFLMTNMIPQAPNNNEQTWANMENYIRTLVTAGNEVYVVMGSYGTGGTGSSGTVNTIDGGHVTVPNHIWKVVVVLPNGNGDLARITSSTRVIAVNTPNINTVNSDWKTYRTSVDAIESATGYDLLSNVSTAIQSTIEAKVDNQ
- a CDS encoding Gfo/Idh/MocA family protein, giving the protein MNKVRWGVLSTAKIAREKVIPAMQTGAYCDVVAIASRNKAQAQETAEKLGIPVVYGSYEELLNDKNIDAVYIPLPNHLHVEWTMKAIQAGKHVLCEKPIALSAEQANQLLQAAQQHPSIKVMEAFMYRFHPQWVQAKMLVDDGRIGALKTIHSFFSYYNADPKNIRNQKDLGGGGMMDIGCYCVSLARFLFNSEPVRVLGHVTTDPVLQTDTLTSGILEFAAGTATFTCSTQLMPYQRVQIMGAEGRIEIEIPFNAPPNQVTRLWLHTKAGSEEMKFDPADQYTLQGDLFSLAVLNNTPVPTPLQDAVNNMKVIETILNAGLSSL
- a CDS encoding response regulator; this encodes MSQKPFILIADDDQEDRYLLHTAFEEIGRSNDIYLVENGLQVFKYLETSIEQSGMPSLIVLDLNMPILNGMETLSRLKAHTVYKTIPVIIFTTSVHEVEKERCLEIGAADFIKKPARFQQTISTARYLHESACTRQETLKGC
- a CDS encoding nuclear transport factor 2 family protein, yielding METLVHYGQKVANLYDAFKRGDINMIVNSLSRDCIWEVMGQPDIPFAGIYHGRDDVKEFFMKLNDTLDMSDFVVEHILENDHLVMACGHMNAMARTTNKRFSTFWCMQFEFNDQEEIVHFRDCGDTLACARALK
- a CDS encoding energy transducer TonB produces the protein MEAQKILYADPLDVLFDGRNKEYGAYELRKKYNKRLIEALLAVGIIVVVLSVVNFLPNQNSNEKNQVLLIKDVQLEEVKEKEEKKMEPPLPPKAEVPKIEMTRFTPPRIVKDEEIKEEDKPPEQEKLQDTRIGTMNQEGVKDEGIVAPPASDDARGIIEAPKAKVTEDYEKTFLKVEIESQYPGGPAAWKRYLNKNFHYPEDGLSNEIQGVVTVLFIVDKEGNVSDVQAVSGPEEGGLREEAIRVIRKSGAWIPAEQNGRKVKSYKKQDVVFKLMLESN